The Coregonus clupeaformis isolate EN_2021a chromosome 26, ASM2061545v1, whole genome shotgun sequence genome window below encodes:
- the LOC121540822 gene encoding tripartite motif-containing protein 16-like has translation MAHQDVLLDQDQFCCSVCLDLLKEPVTTACGHSYCRRCIEGCWDQDVLKGVYSCPQCRQTFTPRPTLRKNNMLAEVVEKLKKTGLQAAPPPALCYAGPGDVVCDFCTGTRKQKALMSCLACLASYCETHLQPHYEFPAFKKHKLVRATAQLQEKICSDHDKLLEVFCRTDQQCICMLCTMDKHKGHDAVSAAAERTEKQRQLGMSQQKIQQRFQEREKELKELQQAVESLKSSAQAAVEDSDEIFTELIRSIERRRSEVKELIRAQEKAQVSQAEGLLEQLEQEIAELRKRSAELEQLSHTEDHIHFLQSYQSLSSISVSSDLPSIVVRPLQYFGDVSKTVSELREKLEDFLKGEWTKISTTVSVVDVVLPPEPKTREQFLQYSCQLTLDPNTVNTYLSLSEGNRKVTYKGQDQPYPDHPDRFTNYCIVLCREGLSGCCYWEVEWSGECVTAVSYKDISRTETYGAFGENDKSWSLQCSGGGYYFRHNNVETKVSGPQSSRVGVYLDHKAGTLSFYSVSDTMTLLHRVQTTFTQPLYPGFYLSGTAELVKL, from the exons ATGGCTCATCAGGATgttctgctggaccaggaccagttctgttgttctgtctgtctggatctactgaaggagccggtcactactgcctgtggacacagttactgtaggcgctgtattgagggctgctgggatcaggatgttctgaaaggggtctatagctgtcctcagtgcagacagaccttcactccaaggcctactctgaggaaaaataacatgttggctgaagtggtggagaaactgaagaagacaggactccaggctgctccccctcctgctctgtgctatgctggacctggagatgtggtgtgtgatttctgcactgggaccagaaagcagaaagccctcatgtcttGTCTggcgtgtctggcctcttactgtgagactcacctccaacctcactatgaatttcctgctttcaagaagcacaagctAGTCAgagccaccgcacaactacaggagaagatctgctctgatcatgacaaactgctggaggttttctgtcgtaccgatcaacagtgtatctgtatgctgtgtaCAATGGAtaaacataaaggccatgatgcagtgtcagctgcagcagagaggactgagaaacag aggcagctggggatgagtcagcagaagatccagcagagattccaggagagagagaaggagctgaaggagctccaacaggctgtggagtctctcaag agctctgcacaggcagcagtggaaGACAGTGATGagatctttactgagctgatccgctccattgagagaaggcgctctgaggtgaaggagctgatcagagcccaagagaaggctcaagtgagtcaagctgaaggactcctggagcaactggagcaagagatagctgagctgaggaagagaagcgctgagctggagcagctctcacacacagaggatcacatccatttcctccag agttatcagtctctctccagtatcagtgtatcttcagacttacccagcatcgttgtccgtcctcttcagtactttggagatgtgagtaagactgtgtctgaactgagagagaaactagaagacttccttaaaggagaatggaccaagatctccactac tgtgtctgtagtggatgttgtactgcctccagagcccaagaccagagaacagttcttacaat attcctgtcagctcacactggacccaaacacagtgaacacatacctctctctgtctgaagggaacagaaaggtgacctataAAGGCCAAGACCAACCATATCCtgatcatccagacagattcacaaacTACTGTATAGTGCtatgtagagagggtctgtctggatgctgttactgggaggtggagtggagtggggagtgtgttacagcagtctcatataaagacatcagcagaacagagaCATATGGTGCATTTGGAgagaatgacaagtcctggagtttacaGTGCTCTGGAGGTGGTTATTAtttcagacacaataatgttgagactaaagtatcaggccctcagtcctccagagtaggagtgtacctggatcacaaggcaggtactctgtccttctacagtgtctctgacacaatgaccctcctccacagagtccagaccacattcactcagcccctctatcctgggttttatctctctggtactgctgagctggttaaactgtag